The DNA window ATGACTATCCCGATAACGAAACCGAATAGTGCAGCCAGTAAAGCAATTAATAATGCCACCCAAGAAAGCTGTGTTCTCCGGAAAGATGTACCGGTCCTGATATTTGCTTCAACATTTCTTAAGAAAGACAATTTTTCATTCAGTGTCCAGTCCTTTTTCATGCCTTTTTGATCTAGCCAGGCGTCCAATTTCTTTAGTTGTTCAAGGCTGTTATTAAAATGCCTCTCCAAAAAAGGATCGTATTCCTCGGCGGAAACATTTTCCAGCATTTCCTGCATTTTATTCTTAATTCTATTCTTTTCCATCTGTTCTATTATATAACACTATTTTTTCTTAAGATAGTTCCCAATTCGGATCGACCTTAATTTTATTGATCGGGGTGAATTTTTTCTTTTTGGCATGGAAGCATCCCGCAACAGCAATCATCGCCGCGTTATCAGTACAATAGTTCAAATCTGGTAGCATAAATTTTACTTTTGGTACTTCTTTTTTTAGTTCATTTTTCAAATCAGCCCGGAGTCTCCTATTTGCCGCCACTCCTCCGGCCAGTAAAACAGTTTTTACCTTGTGTACTTTGGCGGCATGCGCTGTTTTTTTGATCAGAACGTCAACCGTCGCTTTTTCAAATGAAGCGGACATGTCAGCGATTATATTTTTATTTTTGAAATTATGCTTTTTTGATTGTGATGCATAAAGCACAGCCGTTTTTAATCCTGAGAAACTGAAGTCATGGTTTTTTTCCCTCAACATCGGCCTCGGCAATTCAAATGCTTTTTCATTCCCCTTCATTGCCAGTTTGGAAATTATCGGTCCGCCCGGATAGCCGAGTTTCAGAATTTTTGCCACCTTATCAAATGCTTCACCGGCGGCATCGTCCCTAGTTTTACCCACCAGTTTGTAGTGCCCATGCTTTTTCATCAGGATCAGTTCAGTGTGTCCGCCGGATACGATCAGAGCAAGCAAAGGGAACGTTACTTTTTGGTTGTTCGCAAAATTGGCATACAGATGCGCTTCAATATGGTTGATGGAAATAATCGGTTTATCCC is part of the Patescibacteria group bacterium genome and encodes:
- the tsaD gene encoding tRNA (adenosine(37)-N6)-threonylcarbamoyltransferase complex transferase subunit TsaD, which encodes MIILGIETSCDETAASVVEDIRGVFKVRSNIVSSQIKIHAKTGGVVPEVAAREHIKNILPVVNQSLVYAKISAKDIDAIAVTTGPGLITSLIVGIETAKTLSHAWDKPIISINHIEAHLYANFANNQKVTFPLLALIVSGGHTELILMKKHGHYKLVGKTRDDAAGEAFDKVAKILKLGYPGGPIISKLAMKGNEKAFELPRPMLREKNHDFSFSGLKTAVLYASQSKKHNFKNKNIIADMSASFEKATVDVLIKKTAHAAKVHKVKTVLLAGGVAANRRLRADLKNELKKEVPKVKFMLPDLNYCTDNAAMIAVAGCFHAKKKKFTPINKIKVDPNWELS